Proteins from a genomic interval of Salvelinus sp. IW2-2015 linkage group LG14, ASM291031v2, whole genome shotgun sequence:
- the LOC111973396 gene encoding DBH-like monooxygenase protein 1 homolog gives MLPAKYRSVLVFFTTFWFYASFSHGSGFRHSTILDPHGKYHLKWRFDRRTITFEIEVETTGYVGFGLSPNGAMALSDIVIGGVTDGRPYLQDYFADAKRKVQRDVQQNYRLEYGRENNTHTVLAFSRDLLTCDTNDKDITESTVRVIWAYHSEDVGPSGPMYHGVNRGRKSMRLLDPGSKANITSGTDFFNLQNINVPVPYKDTTYWCQIFKIQEVQQKHHIIRIEPLIQRGHENLVHHILLYQCDSNLNESELDASHECYHPNMPDSFLTCETIVFAWAIGGEGFTYPPHVGLSIGTAIDPVYVLMEVHYDNPALQQGVVDSSGLRLFYTPELRQYDAGVIETGVWVSLYHMLPPGMQEYVSEGHCTRECLQESLGQEMPSGVRVFAVLMHAHLAGRAIRTRHFREQEELQPLSHDEEFDFNFQEFQLLKEERLLLPSDNLITECKYTTKGRQNMTWGGLTTRDEMCLSYLLYYPRVNLARCESLPEITGQLKFIGVKEIQAPVTTWPFMIKSPKKYSNLSFTEAMDKYRWSKKRGKSFNEMVLQLPINVRCSKWGQDEWSIQGTLVSPPEAKPEVKPPSMVCRSASEPHSGVVLLFTLCLTYSIVQACLSL, from the exons ATGTTACCCGCGAAATATCGTAGTGTCCTAGTTTTCTTCACAACTTTTTGGTTTTACGCATCTTTTTCCCACGGGAGCGGATTTAGACATTCGACTATCTTGGACCCTCATGGGAAATACCATCTAAAGTGGAGGTTTGACCGGCGAACAATTACTTTCGAAATAGAAGTGGAAACGACAGGATATGTAGGATTTGGTCTATCTCCCAACGGTGCAATGGCGTTGTCGGATATTGTCATTGGTGGAGTCACAGATGGAAGACCCTATCTACAG GATTACTTTGCAGACGCCAAGAGAAAAGTGCAAAGAGATGTTCAGCAGAACTACAGGCTGGAGTATGGCAGGGAGAACAATACACACACTGTCCTGGCTTTCAGCAGGGATCTCCTGACCTGTGACACAAATGACAAGGACATCACG GAAAGCACAGTGAGGGTGATATGGGCCTACCACAGTGAAGATGTGGGACCGTCAGGACCGATGTACCATGGCGTGAACAGGGGGAGGAAGAGTATGCGGCTCCTCGACCCAGGAAGTAAAGCTAATATTACCTCTGGGACTGACTTTTTCAACTTGCAAAACATTAAC GTGCCAGTGCCGTACAAGGACACTACCTACTGGTGTCAGATATTTAAGATCCAGGAGGTACAGCAGAAGCATCACATAATTAGA ATTGAGCCTTTGATTCAAAGGGGTCACGAAAACCTGGTTCATCACATTCTGTTGTATCAATGTGATAGCAACTTGAATGAGAGTGAGCTCGATGCCAGCCATGAATGTTACCATCCAAATATGCCTGACTCATTTCTCACCTGTGAGACGATAGTCTTCGCCTGGGCCATTGGTGGTGAG GGATTCACCTATCCACCCCATGTTGGACTGTCCATTGGCACAGCCATAGACCCTGTCTATGTCCTGATGGAGGTCCACTATGACAACCCAGCCCTTCAACAAG GAGTGGTGGACAGCTCTGGCCTGCGTCTCTTCTACACCCCGGAGCTGCGTCAGTATGATGCAGGTGtgatagagacaggtgtgtgggtCAGTCTGTACCACATGCTGCCTCCAGGCATGCAGGAGTACGTCTCAGAAGGACACTGTACCCGCGAGTGTTTGCAGGAG TCCCTAGGCCAGGAGATGCCTAGCGGAGTGAGGGTGTTTGCTGTTCTGATGCATGCCCACCTAGCTGGCCGCGCCATCAGAACCAGACACTTCCGGGAGCAGGAGGAGCTGCAGCCCCTGTCACATGACGAGGAGTTTGACTTCAACTTCCAGGAGTTCCAGCTGCTGAAGGAAGAGAGGCTGCTGTTACCT AGTGACAATTTGATCACAGAATGCAAGTACACCACGAAAGGCAGACAAAACATGACCTGG GGTGGTTTGACCACCAGggatgagatgtgtctgtcataCCTGCTCTACTATCCCAGAGTGAACCTGGCCAGGTGTGAGAGCCTCCCTGAGATCACCGGGCAGCTCAAGTTCATTGGAGTCAAAGAGATCCAGGCTCCTGTCAC GACCTGGCCTTTCATGATCAAGAGCCCAAAGAAGTACAGCAACCTGTCCTTCACAGAGGCCATGGACAAGTACAGGTGGTCAAAGAAAAGAGGGAAGTCCTTCAACGAGATGGTTCTACAGCTGCCCATTAACGTGCGCTGCTCCAAGTGGGGGCAGGACGAGTGGTCG ATTCAAGGGACGTTAGTGTCACCACCAGAGGCGAAGCCTGAAGTCAAGCCTCCCTCCATGGTGTGCCGTTCTGCCTCAGAGCCACACAGCGGAGTGGTTCTACTCTTTACATTGTGCCTCACATACTCCATAGTCCAGGCCTGTTTAAGCctttag